The following are encoded together in the Planococcus antarcticus DSM 14505 genome:
- a CDS encoding adenylosuccinate synthase, translating into MTSVVVVGTQWGDEGKGKITDFLSEHAEVIARYQGGNNAGHTIIFGGETYKLHLIPSGIFYKDKTSVIGNGMVVDPKALVKELKGLHDRGVTTENLRISNRAHVLLPYHIKQDEVEEERRGANKIGTTGKGIGPAYMDKAARVGIRMADLLDHVVFEEKLRMNLKEKNRLFEKFYETEGFTVEEIMEEYYAYGQEIAKYVTDTSKVLNDAIDNGRRVLFEGAQGVMLDIDQGTYPYVTSSNPVAGGVTIGAGVGPTTIQHVIGVCKAYTSRVGDGPFPTELFDEVGQQIREVGKEYGTTTGRPRRIGWFDSVVVRHARRVSGLTDLTVNSIDVLSGLETVKICTAYRYQGELITEYPANLRMLDECEPVYEELPGWSEDVTSCKSLDELPDNARHYLERIAQLTGVQISIFSVGPDRNQTNIVTSVWR; encoded by the coding sequence ATGACATCAGTCGTAGTAGTAGGAACGCAATGGGGAGACGAAGGAAAAGGGAAAATCACTGATTTTCTATCTGAACATGCAGAAGTGATTGCACGTTACCAAGGCGGAAATAACGCTGGACATACCATTATTTTTGGTGGAGAAACGTACAAATTGCATTTGATTCCTTCAGGGATTTTCTATAAAGACAAGACATCTGTAATCGGCAACGGCATGGTCGTAGATCCGAAAGCGCTTGTGAAAGAATTGAAAGGTCTTCATGACCGTGGAGTGACAACGGAGAACTTGCGCATTTCCAATCGCGCTCACGTCTTATTGCCATACCACATCAAGCAAGACGAAGTAGAAGAAGAACGACGTGGAGCAAATAAAATCGGAACAACAGGCAAAGGCATCGGCCCTGCTTATATGGACAAAGCAGCGCGTGTCGGAATTCGCATGGCGGATTTATTGGATCATGTTGTGTTCGAGGAAAAACTGCGCATGAATTTAAAAGAGAAAAATCGGCTGTTCGAGAAGTTTTATGAGACAGAAGGATTTACTGTAGAAGAAATCATGGAAGAGTATTATGCGTATGGCCAAGAAATCGCCAAATATGTAACGGATACATCAAAAGTGTTAAACGATGCAATTGATAATGGTCGTCGCGTATTGTTTGAAGGTGCACAAGGCGTGATGCTCGACATCGACCAAGGGACTTACCCGTATGTAACATCTTCCAATCCAGTAGCGGGCGGAGTGACAATCGGTGCAGGTGTTGGTCCGACGACAATCCAGCACGTCATTGGTGTCTGCAAAGCCTATACTTCACGTGTTGGGGACGGACCGTTTCCAACTGAATTATTCGATGAAGTGGGTCAGCAAATCCGGGAAGTTGGTAAAGAGTACGGAACAACTACAGGACGTCCACGTCGCATCGGCTGGTTCGACAGCGTTGTTGTCCGCCATGCCAGACGCGTCAGTGGCTTGACAGATTTGACAGTCAACTCAATCGACGTCTTGAGCGGCCTTGAAACGGTGAAGATTTGTACCGCTTATCGTTACCAAGGAGAACTGATCACGGAATACCCAGCGAACTTGCGTATGCTTGATGAGTGCGAACCTGTATATGAGGAGCTTCCAGGCTGGTCTGAAGACGTAACAAGCTGCAAATCACTAGATGAACTTCCTGATAATGCACGTCATTATCTTGAGCGCATTGCGCAATTGACAGGCGTTCAAATTTCTATTTTCTCTGTCGGTCCTGACCGTAATCAAACAAACATTGTTACGAGTGTTTGGAGATAA
- the dnaB gene encoding replicative DNA helicase: MNETIDRVPPHNHEAEQSVIGAIFLEPPSLITVAEIVMAEDFYRIAHQKIFQTMLNLSDHGKAIDVVTVTEELSVKKELEDVGGLSYLTEIANAVPTAANVAHYAHIVEEKALLRRLIRVATTIVEDGFTREDEVEALLAEAEKKMMEVSNRKNAGDFTHIKDVLVKTYDNIELLHTRKGDVTGIPTGFRDLDKVTAGFQRNDLIIVAARPSVGKTAFALNVAQNVATKTDENVAIFSLEMGAEQLVMRMLCAEGNIDAQVLRTGALQNEDWRKLTMAMGSLSNAGIFIDDTPGIRVNDIRAKCRRLKQEYGLGMIMIDYLQLIQGPGRSGENRQQEVSDISRSLKGLARELEVPVIALSQLSRGVEQRQDKRPMMSDLRESGSIEQDADIVSFLYREDYYDKETEDQNMIEIIIAKQRNGPTGTVKLAFVKEYNKFVTIDWSQHESGGDF; this comes from the coding sequence ATGAACGAAACGATAGATCGTGTCCCCCCGCATAACCATGAAGCCGAGCAATCGGTCATTGGCGCCATCTTTCTAGAACCACCTTCCCTGATCACGGTTGCTGAAATCGTGATGGCAGAGGATTTTTACCGGATTGCCCATCAAAAGATTTTCCAGACGATGCTGAATTTATCAGATCATGGAAAAGCGATTGATGTCGTAACCGTGACAGAAGAGCTTTCTGTCAAAAAAGAGTTGGAGGACGTTGGCGGCTTATCGTATTTAACGGAAATCGCCAACGCAGTACCAACGGCAGCAAACGTTGCGCATTACGCCCACATTGTTGAAGAGAAAGCGCTGTTGCGGCGACTCATCCGTGTGGCCACCACGATTGTAGAAGATGGCTTTACACGCGAAGATGAAGTGGAAGCACTGCTTGCCGAGGCTGAAAAGAAAATGATGGAAGTTTCGAACCGGAAAAATGCCGGGGACTTTACCCATATCAAGGATGTGCTGGTTAAGACCTATGACAATATTGAATTGCTGCATACTCGCAAAGGGGACGTTACAGGCATCCCTACAGGCTTCCGCGACCTCGATAAGGTAACTGCAGGGTTTCAGCGAAATGACTTGATCATCGTAGCTGCACGGCCTTCTGTTGGTAAGACGGCTTTCGCTTTGAATGTCGCACAGAATGTTGCGACAAAAACAGACGAAAATGTCGCCATCTTCAGTTTGGAGATGGGTGCCGAACAGCTTGTCATGCGGATGCTTTGTGCAGAAGGCAATATCGATGCACAAGTGCTGCGGACAGGCGCACTTCAAAACGAAGATTGGCGCAAACTGACAATGGCTATGGGTAGTTTGTCGAATGCCGGAATTTTCATCGATGATACGCCGGGGATTCGTGTTAACGACATCCGTGCCAAATGCCGACGCCTAAAACAGGAATACGGGCTTGGCATGATCATGATTGACTATCTGCAGCTGATCCAGGGACCAGGACGCTCAGGCGAAAACCGCCAGCAGGAAGTATCGGATATTTCCCGTTCCTTAAAAGGACTGGCGCGTGAACTGGAAGTTCCGGTTATCGCCTTGTCGCAGTTGTCCCGTGGAGTAGAGCAGCGGCAAGACAAGCGGCCGATGATGTCGGATTTGCGTGAATCCGGAAGTATTGAGCAAGATGCCGATATTGTATCTTTCCTGTACCGCGAAGATTATTACGACAAGGAAACTGAAGACCAGAACATGATTGAAATCATCATCGCCAAACAGCGTAACGGCCCGACCGGTACCGTAAAATTGGCTTTTGTGAAAGAATACAATAAGTTCGTCACCATCGACTGGAGTCAGCACGAATCCGGAGGAGACTTTTAA
- the rplI gene encoding 50S ribosomal protein L9 — MKVIFLKDVKGKGKKGEIKNVADGYAHNFLLKNNLAIEANQATISKLDGQKKKEQKEADHERQEAEELKETLEGLVIELTAKSGEGGRLFGSITTKQVATALEKKHGIKLDKRKMELDDAIRALGYTNIPVKLHHDVTATLRVHVTEEA; from the coding sequence ATGAAAGTGATATTTTTGAAAGACGTAAAAGGAAAAGGTAAAAAAGGTGAAATAAAAAACGTGGCAGATGGCTATGCGCATAACTTCCTGCTAAAGAACAATTTAGCCATCGAAGCAAATCAAGCGACTATCAGTAAACTGGACGGTCAAAAGAAAAAAGAACAAAAAGAAGCCGATCATGAACGCCAGGAAGCAGAAGAGCTGAAAGAAACGTTGGAAGGTCTAGTTATTGAATTGACAGCGAAATCTGGAGAAGGCGGACGCCTTTTCGGATCGATTACCACGAAACAAGTGGCGACAGCCCTTGAGAAAAAACACGGCATTAAACTGGACAAGCGTAAAATGGAGTTGGACGATGCAATCCGTGCACTTGGTTATACCAATATCCCTGTAAAACTGCATCATGATGTGACCGCTACGCTTCGAGTTCATGTTACTGAAGAAGCGTAA